From Haloarcula hispanica ATCC 33960, the proteins below share one genomic window:
- a CDS encoding thiamine pyrophosphate-dependent enzyme, producing the protein MSAFSAINEEREIERDEFTPGIEPQATWCPGCGDFGVLKALKQAMPEVGKNPDEVALFTGIGCSGKLNSYFNSYGFHTIHGRSLPVARAAKLANPNLEVIAAGGDGDGYGIGGNHTIHTARENHDITYIVFNNEIFGLTKGQTSPTSPKGHKSKTQPHGSAKSPIRPLSQQLNAGATYIARTAAVNPNQAKEIIAEAIEHDGFAHIDFLTQCPTWNKDAKHYVPYTDVQQSDEFDFDVSDRAEAAEMMRKTEERLYEGEVLTGRMYIEDERPSYGEEKRQIGEMPEEPLAERYFDEDAEWERTYDNLLEHHK; encoded by the coding sequence ATGAGTGCATTCTCAGCAATCAACGAAGAACGCGAGATCGAGCGCGACGAGTTCACACCCGGCATCGAACCGCAGGCGACCTGGTGTCCGGGCTGTGGTGACTTCGGCGTCCTCAAGGCGCTCAAGCAGGCCATGCCGGAGGTCGGCAAGAACCCCGACGAAGTCGCGCTGTTCACCGGAATCGGCTGTTCGGGGAAGCTCAACAGCTACTTCAACAGCTACGGTTTCCACACCATCCACGGCCGCTCGCTGCCCGTCGCCCGGGCCGCGAAGCTCGCCAACCCCAACCTCGAAGTCATCGCGGCCGGCGGGGACGGCGACGGCTACGGTATCGGTGGGAACCACACCATCCACACGGCCCGTGAGAACCACGACATCACGTACATCGTGTTCAACAACGAGATCTTCGGGCTGACCAAGGGGCAGACGTCGCCGACGTCGCCGAAGGGCCACAAGTCCAAGACACAGCCCCACGGCTCGGCGAAGTCGCCGATCCGCCCCCTGTCCCAGCAGCTCAACGCCGGTGCGACCTACATCGCCCGGACCGCGGCTGTCAACCCGAACCAGGCGAAAGAGATCATCGCCGAGGCCATCGAACACGACGGATTCGCGCACATCGACTTCCTGACCCAGTGTCCGACCTGGAACAAGGACGCGAAACACTACGTCCCGTACACGGACGTCCAGCAGTCCGACGAGTTCGACTTCGACGTCTCGGACCGCGCGGAAGCCGCCGAGATGATGCGAAAGACCGAGGAGCGTCTGTACGAGGGCGAAGTGCTCACCGGTCGGATGTACATCGAAGACGAGCGCCCCTCCTACGGCGAGGAGAAGCGCCAGATCGGCGAGATGCCCGAGGAACCGCTCGCAGAGCGGTACTTCGACGAGGACGCGGAGTGGGAGCGGACCTACGACAACCTCCTCGAACATCACAAATAA
- the lrpA1 gene encoding HTH-type transcriptional regulator LrpA1 produces the protein MSAESTERRILSVLEEDAQASYAEIAERADVSKPTVRKYIQKLEEEGVIVGYSADVDPKKLAGQSIALVGIDIASDCYVEATRNLKEIPEMEELYTSSGDHMLMAEVRAMDGDSLADVIEDKILALDGVTAAHPSFLQERLK, from the coding sequence ATGAGTGCCGAGTCCACGGAGCGTCGAATCCTGTCGGTCCTTGAAGAGGACGCACAGGCCTCGTACGCAGAAATCGCGGAGCGAGCCGACGTATCGAAGCCCACAGTCCGGAAATACATTCAGAAACTCGAAGAGGAGGGCGTCATCGTCGGCTACTCCGCCGATGTCGACCCGAAGAAGCTGGCAGGCCAGTCGATTGCCCTTGTCGGCATCGACATCGCGAGCGATTGCTACGTCGAGGCCACGCGGAACCTCAAGGAGATCCCGGAGATGGAGGAACTGTACACGTCCAGCGGCGACCACATGCTGATGGCGGAGGTCCGAGCGATGGACGGGGACTCGCTGGCAGACGTCATCGAAGACAAGATTCTCGCGCTCGACGGCGTTACCGCCGCGCATCCGTCGTTTCTCCAGGAACGGCTGAAGTAA
- a CDS encoding DHH family phosphoesterase has protein sequence MLSRLVLGLGPTAADLLDAISDDRGDLAVVTQDEHRAETLRADGINVLEADQTDPSVLADLDVHPESVIIASEDPEQNADAATAARDCFPDVFLLAYAGRGATADQRDRLDSVADRLVTPESVVTDYVTQSVGDEGTRARQLHQVLRDIDDHLAVVTHDNPDPDAIASAVALGALAERADCEVTICYYGEISHQENRAFVNLLDFDLRNLDADSPDELDAFDAFALVDHSRAGVNDQLPPETPIDIVIDHHPPRVPIEARFVDLRSGVGATSTLLVDYLQRFNIDIPTPIATGLLFGIQVDTKDFRREVAAADFEAAAHLVTNADMATLQRIEDPSVSPETLSVIGRAIANREQEGSVLLTGVGEITDRDALAQAADRLLDLEGVQATMVYGVVDGTIYASARARGADIDLGEALRDAFGQIGSAGGHADMAGAQIDLGMITVDEREESLEEIVRSIVSDRFLDAIQSRSHRLLGRVYARADYDVAAFTESTALRRDSGDTITTPGDTPAGSSDDTATDWNSDVLFLEDGDEDGGDESEQADDSPETLVEPDDSEPP, from the coding sequence ATGCTTTCTCGGCTGGTGCTCGGACTCGGGCCGACGGCCGCGGACCTTCTCGACGCGATTAGCGACGACCGCGGCGACCTGGCAGTCGTGACCCAGGACGAGCACCGTGCTGAAACGCTCCGGGCGGACGGTATCAACGTACTCGAAGCCGACCAGACTGATCCATCTGTTCTCGCCGATCTCGACGTTCACCCCGAGAGCGTCATCATCGCCAGCGAGGACCCCGAGCAGAATGCCGACGCGGCGACGGCCGCACGTGACTGCTTTCCCGACGTGTTCCTCCTCGCCTACGCCGGCCGCGGCGCGACGGCAGACCAGCGCGACCGACTCGACAGCGTGGCGGACCGGCTGGTTACGCCGGAGTCTGTCGTTACCGACTACGTCACCCAGTCGGTCGGCGACGAAGGAACGCGGGCCAGACAGCTCCATCAGGTACTGCGGGACATCGACGACCACCTCGCCGTCGTCACGCACGACAACCCCGACCCGGACGCGATTGCCAGCGCTGTCGCCCTCGGGGCGCTCGCTGAACGGGCCGATTGCGAGGTGACGATCTGTTACTACGGAGAGATTTCTCATCAGGAGAACCGGGCGTTCGTCAACCTCCTCGATTTCGACCTCCGGAACTTGGATGCTGACTCCCCGGACGAACTGGACGCGTTCGACGCGTTCGCGCTGGTCGACCACTCCAGAGCCGGTGTCAACGACCAGCTCCCACCGGAGACCCCCATCGACATCGTCATCGACCACCATCCGCCGCGCGTCCCGATCGAAGCCCGATTCGTCGATCTCCGGAGCGGCGTCGGGGCGACGAGTACGTTACTGGTCGACTATCTCCAGCGGTTCAACATCGACATTCCGACCCCAATCGCGACGGGCCTGCTGTTCGGCATCCAGGTCGACACGAAGGACTTCCGCCGGGAGGTCGCCGCCGCGGACTTCGAGGCCGCCGCGCATCTCGTGACGAACGCCGACATGGCGACGCTCCAGCGCATCGAAGACCCGAGCGTGAGCCCGGAGACGCTGTCGGTCATCGGCCGCGCGATCGCGAACCGCGAACAGGAGGGCTCGGTGCTTCTGACCGGCGTTGGCGAGATAACCGACCGTGACGCGCTCGCGCAGGCGGCCGACAGGCTGCTCGACCTCGAAGGCGTGCAGGCGACGATGGTGTACGGCGTCGTCGACGGGACGATCTACGCCTCTGCACGGGCTCGCGGGGCGGACATCGACCTCGGCGAGGCGCTGCGGGACGCCTTCGGACAGATCGGGTCCGCGGGCGGTCACGCCGATATGGCGGGCGCACAGATCGACCTGGGGATGATCACCGTCGACGAGCGCGAGGAGTCGCTGGAGGAGATCGTCCGCTCTATCGTCTCTGACCGGTTTCTCGACGCTATCCAGTCGCGGTCCCACCGGCTGCTCGGGCGCGTCTACGCACGCGCTGACTACGACGTGGCCGCGTTCACGGAGTCGACGGCGCTCAGACGGGACAGCGGAGACACCATCACGACGCCTGGAGACACGCCTGCAGGGTCGAGCGACGACACCGCAACGGACTGGAACAGCGATGTGCTGTTTCTGGAAGACGGCGACGAAGACGGAGGCGACGAGTCAGAACAGGCGGACGACAGCCCGGAGACGCTCGTCGAACCCGACGACAGCGAGCCGCCGTAG
- a CDS encoding CBS domain-containing protein has product MEESSRPTVGDYMTREVATVELDDTVGEVARRIADNDHFSGFPVTDGRRVEGFVSARDLLLAEDHEPMFRVMTDDILVAHPDMAVQDAARVILRSGIQKLPVVDDAGHLVGIISNADVIRSQIERATPGKVDKLGRTLENIHGITTHEGRREVELDDLTPTQTTVYADELEGRVYELERGLAEPLVVIDNGGDLLLADGHHRVKAAARLDIDEMDAYVIVLDETVELGMAETAADSDLESIDDIEVVDYAHHPLVQTTERLQN; this is encoded by the coding sequence ATGGAGGAATCGAGTCGACCGACGGTCGGAGACTACATGACACGCGAGGTTGCCACCGTCGAACTCGACGACACTGTCGGGGAGGTCGCCCGACGGATCGCCGACAACGACCACTTCAGCGGGTTCCCGGTGACGGACGGCCGCCGCGTCGAAGGGTTCGTCAGCGCGCGCGACCTGTTGCTCGCGGAAGACCACGAGCCGATGTTCCGTGTGATGACCGACGACATCCTCGTGGCGCACCCGGACATGGCCGTTCAGGACGCGGCACGCGTCATCCTGCGGTCGGGCATCCAGAAACTTCCGGTCGTCGACGACGCCGGCCACCTCGTCGGCATCATCTCGAACGCCGACGTGATCCGCTCACAGATCGAACGGGCGACCCCGGGCAAGGTGGACAAGCTCGGCCGGACGCTGGAGAACATCCACGGTATCACGACACACGAAGGCCGACGGGAGGTGGAGCTCGACGACCTGACGCCGACACAGACGACGGTGTACGCCGACGAACTCGAAGGCCGGGTGTACGAACTGGAACGCGGGCTGGCGGAACCGCTCGTCGTCATCGACAACGGCGGGGACCTCCTGCTGGCTGACGGCCACCACCGCGTGAAAGCCGCCGCGCGGCTCGATATCGACGAAATGGACGCCTACGTCATCGTTCTCGACGAGACGGTCGAACTGGGGATGGCCGAGACGGCCGCAGACTCCGACCTGGAGTCGATCGACGATATCGAGGTCGTCGACTACGCGCACCATCCGCTCGTGCAGACGACGGAGCGGCTCCAGAATTAG
- a CDS encoding methylmalonyl-CoA mutase family protein — translation MFDESDLQRIREQKDEWEAETLDPVLDAYGERKEQFATVSNLDVDRLYTPLDVDDVDYEEDIGFPGEEPFTRGVYPTMYRGRQWTMRQFAGFGTADETNERFHYLIDEGQTGLSTAFDMPTLMGIDSDDVMADGEVGKEGVAVDTLADMERLFDGIDLGEVSTSFTINPSAPVIYAMYIALADQQGVPREEIRGTLQNDMFKEFIAQKEWVIPPEPSLKLVTDTIEFASQETPKFKPISVSGYHIREAGSTAVQELAFTLADGFAYVEDCLNRGLEVDEFAPQLSFFFNSHNSMFEEIAKFRAARRIYARVMDDWYDAEADASKQLKFHTQTAGQSLTAQQPLNNIVRVTIQALAGVLGGTQSLHTNSFDEALALPSEQAVRVALRTQQIIAEESGAADIVDPMGGSFAIESLTDEVEEKAMAYINHIRDELGDGSVRDGVIQGIQDGYFQREIQDAAYEYQQRVESEEEVMVGVNKYTVEEDTEPEILTVDEDVQERQRDKLATAKAERDDAAVEAALDELQQVITNGGNVMPVIIDAVKAYATMGEIMAVFEAEYGSYQETASVA, via the coding sequence ATGTTCGACGAGTCGGACCTCCAGCGCATCCGCGAGCAGAAAGACGAGTGGGAAGCCGAGACACTGGACCCCGTACTGGACGCCTACGGCGAACGCAAAGAGCAGTTCGCGACGGTCTCAAACCTCGACGTAGACCGGCTGTACACGCCGCTCGACGTGGACGACGTCGATTACGAGGAAGACATCGGCTTCCCCGGCGAGGAGCCGTTCACACGCGGTGTCTATCCGACGATGTATCGCGGCCGGCAGTGGACCATGCGGCAGTTCGCGGGCTTTGGGACCGCCGACGAGACCAACGAGCGATTCCACTATCTCATCGACGAGGGCCAGACCGGGCTCTCGACGGCTTTTGACATGCCGACGCTGATGGGGATCGACTCCGACGACGTGATGGCCGACGGCGAAGTCGGCAAGGAGGGCGTCGCCGTCGACACGCTGGCGGACATGGAGCGGTTGTTCGACGGCATCGACCTCGGTGAGGTGTCGACCTCCTTCACGATCAACCCCAGCGCCCCCGTCATCTACGCGATGTACATCGCGCTGGCCGACCAGCAGGGCGTCCCGCGCGAGGAGATCCGCGGAACCCTACAGAACGATATGTTCAAGGAGTTCATCGCACAGAAGGAGTGGGTCATTCCGCCGGAGCCGTCGCTGAAACTCGTCACCGACACCATCGAGTTCGCCAGTCAGGAGACGCCGAAGTTCAAGCCTATATCCGTATCGGGGTATCACATCCGGGAGGCCGGTTCGACAGCCGTACAGGAACTCGCGTTCACGCTCGCGGACGGTTTCGCCTACGTCGAAGACTGTCTGAACCGCGGGCTTGAGGTCGACGAGTTCGCACCACAGCTCTCCTTTTTCTTCAATTCGCACAACTCCATGTTCGAGGAAATCGCGAAGTTCCGTGCGGCCCGGCGCATCTACGCCCGCGTGATGGACGACTGGTACGACGCGGAGGCTGACGCGAGCAAGCAACTGAAGTTCCACACCCAGACCGCCGGGCAGTCACTGACAGCCCAGCAACCGCTGAACAACATCGTCCGCGTGACGATTCAGGCCCTCGCAGGTGTGCTGGGCGGAACCCAGAGCCTACACACCAACAGCTTCGACGAAGCGCTGGCGCTCCCATCGGAGCAGGCCGTTCGCGTCGCCCTCCGGACACAGCAGATCATCGCGGAGGAGTCGGGAGCCGCCGATATCGTCGACCCGATGGGCGGCAGTTTCGCCATCGAGTCGTTGACCGACGAGGTCGAGGAGAAGGCGATGGCCTACATCAACCACATCAGGGACGAACTCGGCGACGGCTCGGTCCGCGACGGCGTCATTCAGGGGATTCAGGACGGCTACTTCCAGCGTGAGATTCAGGACGCCGCCTACGAGTACCAGCAGCGTGTCGAGAGCGAGGAAGAAGTCATGGTCGGGGTTAACAAGTACACCGTCGAGGAAGACACCGAACCCGAGATTCTCACCGTCGACGAGGACGTACAGGAACGCCAGCGGGACAAGCTTGCGACGGCCAAGGCAGAGCGCGATGACGCGGCCGTGGAGGCGGCGCTCGACGAACTGCAGCAAGTGATCACCAACGGTGGGAACGTCATGCCCGTCATCATCGACGCGGTGAAAGCCTACGCGACGATGGGCGAGATCATGGCCGTCTTCGAGGCAGAGTACGGGAGCTATCAGGAAACGGCCAGCGTCGCCTGA
- a CDS encoding HTTM domain-containing protein translates to MVRRIAIDRRALAAFRAALGLCLLADITLRWSDIVAFYTDSGALPRSTLAELYPVLGDVSPLAFSGAVWLPLVALGLTALAGLALVVGYHPRLSAGVAFVLLVSIQLRNPVVLNAGDTLFRRLLFWSLLLPLGCAWEDGPPDSASTRVATAGTAGILLQVLAVYVTNGLMKLRGTYWHQGTAVQYAFQLDHLTVRLGDVVAGWDPVLVLGNWLWLALLVGSPLLLIWTGWYRTALVAAFVTAHVCMAFSFRLGVFPLVSILGLVLFLPTPFWDALADRWPDAIEALRPRWPDSTTGPPQIWFPTTTRSVATLGIVAIMILNAVAVGFVTAPTGTPDRIEDRSWNMFAPDPPQETWWYAAPAPLESGNRVDALTGEPVTLSRPPEVSDRFPNQRWKKFLGTARHEPSLRQSLATYLCSRWNQGHDDAMERVELIVLTESTNLNGSESVDQERLGSYQCA, encoded by the coding sequence TTGGTCCGCAGGATCGCTATCGACCGACGTGCGCTCGCAGCGTTCAGAGCGGCGCTCGGGCTGTGTCTCCTCGCCGACATCACTCTGCGGTGGTCGGACATCGTTGCGTTCTACACCGATAGCGGCGCGCTCCCGCGCTCGACACTGGCTGAACTGTATCCGGTTCTGGGAGACGTGTCGCCGCTCGCTTTCTCGGGGGCCGTCTGGCTCCCGCTGGTGGCCCTCGGACTGACGGCGCTCGCAGGACTGGCGCTGGTGGTCGGCTACCACCCTCGCCTGAGCGCGGGCGTCGCGTTCGTCCTGCTCGTATCGATACAGCTCCGGAACCCTGTCGTCCTCAACGCCGGCGATACGCTGTTTCGCCGGCTGCTGTTCTGGAGTCTCCTGCTCCCGCTCGGCTGTGCCTGGGAAGATGGGCCGCCGGACTCCGCCTCGACACGGGTCGCCACCGCCGGCACTGCAGGAATCCTTCTCCAAGTGCTTGCCGTGTACGTGACGAACGGCCTCATGAAGCTTCGTGGTACGTACTGGCACCAAGGGACTGCGGTGCAGTACGCGTTCCAGCTCGACCACCTCACTGTCCGGCTTGGTGACGTGGTTGCGGGCTGGGACCCGGTGCTGGTCCTGGGGAACTGGCTCTGGCTCGCTTTGCTCGTTGGGTCCCCGTTGTTGCTCATCTGGACCGGATGGTATCGGACGGCACTGGTCGCGGCGTTCGTCACCGCACACGTCTGTATGGCGTTCTCGTTTCGCCTGGGTGTGTTTCCGCTCGTCTCGATTCTCGGGCTGGTCCTATTTTTGCCGACGCCGTTTTGGGACGCGCTCGCAGACCGCTGGCCCGACGCAATCGAAGCGTTGCGCCCGCGGTGGCCGGATTCAACGACAGGTCCGCCACAGATCTGGTTCCCTACGACGACGCGCTCGGTAGCGACGCTCGGTATCGTCGCGATTATGATTCTCAACGCCGTCGCGGTCGGCTTTGTCACCGCACCAACGGGCACGCCGGACAGAATCGAGGACCGGAGCTGGAATATGTTCGCGCCAGACCCGCCACAGGAAACGTGGTGGTACGCGGCCCCGGCACCCCTGGAGTCCGGGAATCGGGTCGACGCGCTTACCGGGGAGCCGGTCACTCTCTCCCGGCCGCCAGAGGTGTCAGACCGGTTTCCGAACCAGCGCTGGAAGAAGTTCCTCGGGACAGCCCGTCACGAACCCAGTCTTCGACAGTCGCTCGCAACGTATCTGTGTTCCCGGTGGAATCAAGGCCACGACGACGCGATGGAACGCGTGGAGTTGATTGTCCTGACCGAGTCGACCAACCTGAACGGGTCCGAATCTGTCGACCAGGAACGGCTCGGGTCGTATCAGTGTGCCTGA
- a CDS encoding DUF7520 family protein produces MSEPAEARSGQQIVLRLYVAIVVLAGVMGFVLGSIRPEDLEPELFGVIALPPTPFGVAIYGFVTIGIVLGVLLGLVVYVSERIDDAASS; encoded by the coding sequence ATGAGCGAGCCAGCCGAGGCCAGGTCCGGGCAGCAAATCGTCCTTCGTCTGTACGTTGCTATTGTCGTTCTCGCGGGTGTAATGGGATTCGTTCTTGGCAGTATCCGACCGGAGGACCTCGAACCCGAACTGTTCGGTGTGATTGCGCTGCCGCCAACGCCGTTCGGCGTCGCTATCTACGGGTTCGTTACCATCGGCATCGTCCTCGGCGTGTTGCTTGGCCTCGTCGTGTACGTCTCCGAGCGAATCGACGACGCGGCCAGTTCCTGA
- a CDS encoding cytochrome c oxidase subunit I, whose translation MVAGDIVLTGLMAVLLVGVAALLTRVENWRSYTPLAGGGAVTGDEAAVINREKPAGIIRWLTTVDHKDIGLLYGVYAVIAFAVGGIMAMLIRLQLVTPAGAILGNNAYNSILTSHGITMLFLFGTPIIAAFANYFIPLLIGADDMAFPRINAIAFWLLPPAALLIWAGFFLAPVTENMIEPARTAWTMYTPLSVEQANPGVDLMLLGLHLSGVAATMGAINFIATIFTERNEEVNWANLDIFSWTILTQSALILFAFPLLGSAIVMLLLDRNLSTTFFAVEGGGPLLWQHLFWFFGHPEVYILVLPPMGLVSLILPKFSGRKLFGFKFVVYSTLAIGVLSFGVWAHHMFSTGMDPRLRASFMAVSLAIAIPSAVKTFNWITTMWNGRLRLTTPMLFCIGFVSNFIIGGVTGVFLASIPVDLILHDTYYVVGHFHYIVMGAIGFAAFAGIYYWFPIFTGRMYQRTLGKAHFWFSMVGTNITFFAMLALGYLGMPRRYATYQFDGAIAPLTQVSTFHQAATVGALILFIGQLFFVWNIVQSWLEGPKVEDGDPWNLERDGMLDREFQWFDEQLEAEAPEKDPSLLADGGQEEQDDS comes from the coding sequence ATGGTAGCAGGAGATATTGTGCTGACGGGGCTGATGGCCGTCCTCCTCGTCGGCGTCGCCGCGCTTCTCACCCGTGTCGAGAACTGGCGTTCGTATACGCCGCTCGCGGGTGGCGGGGCCGTCACGGGTGACGAGGCAGCGGTCATCAACCGTGAGAAACCCGCAGGTATCATTCGCTGGCTAACAACCGTCGACCACAAAGACATCGGTCTGTTGTACGGGGTGTACGCGGTCATCGCATTCGCCGTGGGCGGCATCATGGCGATGCTCATCCGCCTCCAGCTCGTCACGCCCGCCGGGGCCATCCTCGGCAACAACGCCTACAACTCCATCCTGACGAGTCACGGCATCACGATGCTGTTCCTGTTCGGGACGCCCATCATCGCGGCGTTCGCGAACTACTTCATCCCCCTGCTCATCGGGGCTGACGACATGGCGTTCCCGCGTATCAACGCCATCGCGTTCTGGCTGCTTCCGCCGGCGGCCCTGCTTATCTGGGCCGGATTCTTCCTCGCGCCGGTAACCGAGAACATGATCGAGCCGGCTCGTACGGCTTGGACGATGTACACGCCGCTGTCGGTCGAGCAGGCGAACCCCGGCGTCGACCTGATGCTGCTGGGACTGCACCTCTCGGGCGTTGCAGCGACGATGGGGGCGATCAACTTCATCGCGACCATCTTCACGGAGCGCAACGAGGAGGTCAACTGGGCGAACCTCGACATCTTCTCGTGGACGATCCTCACCCAGTCCGCGCTCATCCTGTTCGCGTTCCCGCTGCTGGGGAGCGCCATCGTCATGCTCCTCCTGGACCGGAACCTCTCGACGACGTTCTTCGCCGTCGAGGGTGGCGGCCCGCTGCTGTGGCAGCACCTGTTCTGGTTCTTCGGCCACCCCGAGGTGTACATCCTCGTCCTGCCGCCGATGGGACTGGTCAGCCTCATCCTGCCGAAGTTCTCCGGCCGAAAACTGTTCGGCTTCAAGTTCGTCGTCTACTCGACGCTCGCCATCGGGGTCCTCTCCTTTGGCGTCTGGGCCCACCACATGTTCTCGACGGGTATGGACCCGCGGCTCCGGGCCTCATTCATGGCTGTCTCGTTGGCTATCGCGATACCGAGCGCAGTCAAGACGTTCAACTGGATCACGACGATGTGGAACGGCCGCCTGCGCCTGACGACGCCGATGCTGTTCTGTATCGGCTTCGTCTCGAACTTCATCATCGGCGGTGTTACGGGCGTGTTCCTCGCCTCCATTCCCGTCGACCTGATTCTGCACGACACCTACTACGTCGTCGGACACTTCCACTACATCGTGATGGGTGCCATCGGCTTCGCGGCCTTCGCCGGCATCTACTACTGGTTCCCGATATTCACCGGGCGGATGTACCAGCGCACGCTCGGGAAGGCGCACTTCTGGTTCTCGATGGTCGGGACCAACATCACGTTCTTCGCGATGCTCGCGCTCGGCTATCTGGGGATGCCGCGCCGGTACGCCACCTACCAGTTTGATGGCGCTATCGCGCCGCTGACGCAGGTCAGCACCTTCCACCAGGCGGCGACGGTGGGCGCACTCATCCTGTTCATCGGCCAGCTGTTCTTCGTCTGGAACATCGTCCAGTCCTGGCTCGAAGGCCCGAAAGTCGAGGACGGCGACCCGTGGAACCTCGAACGCGACGGCATGCTAGACCGTGAGTTCCAGTGGTTCGACGAGCAACTCGAAGCCGAAGCACCGGAGAAGGACCCGTCGCTGCTCGCTGACGGCGGCCAGGAAGAACAAGACGACTCGTAA
- a CDS encoding DUF6684 family protein, with amino-acid sequence MALFGFEKDTLLDLTVNVIPLGILLFFIVAFAAFPAFGTDPVFSGMQFALIISMFLLLAVLTYYAGKAVENAEKESGELGHED; translated from the coding sequence ATGGCACTGTTCGGGTTCGAAAAAGACACCCTGCTCGACCTCACTGTGAACGTTATCCCGCTCGGGATCCTCCTCTTCTTCATCGTCGCGTTCGCCGCGTTCCCGGCATTCGGAACGGATCCCGTCTTCTCCGGAATGCAGTTCGCACTGATCATCTCGATGTTCCTGCTGCTCGCTGTCCTGACCTACTACGCGGGGAAGGCCGTCGAGAACGCTGAGAAGGAGAGCGGCGAACTCGGCCACGAAGACTGA
- a CDS encoding DUF7541 family protein encodes MAEEPGLSDQYPTASPWPLFVALGLALSEIGVFVGLFPVAVFGLILFGGSIAGILTESGYVERPWPTLLGVGVVLIVLAAAFALWQVPVADIALSNVGTGPLLTRLVAVAAAGTVMIAMGGVASIMEQTAA; translated from the coding sequence ATGGCAGAGGAGCCGGGACTAAGCGACCAGTATCCGACTGCGAGCCCGTGGCCGCTGTTCGTCGCACTGGGATTAGCACTGTCAGAGATCGGCGTGTTCGTCGGACTCTTTCCGGTAGCCGTCTTCGGACTGATACTGTTCGGCGGCAGTATCGCCGGTATCCTCACGGAGTCCGGGTACGTGGAACGGCCGTGGCCGACCCTGCTGGGCGTGGGAGTGGTTCTTATCGTCCTCGCCGCCGCGTTTGCGCTCTGGCAGGTCCCGGTCGCCGATATCGCGCTCTCGAACGTCGGGACCGGGCCACTCCTCACTCGGCTGGTGGCCGTCGCCGCGGCGGGCACCGTGATGATCGCGATGGGTGGCGTCGCCTCGATAATGGAACAGACCGCGGCCTGA